The DNA region TCGGCCGACAGGTCGAGGTAGAGGCTCACCACCGGCATCGGCGCAAGCGTGAAACGTGCGAGGCGGTCGATCACGGGGTCGAGCGTGGCGCTGGGCAAGGTGCGTCTCCTGGCTGTGGCGCGCGCGGCGCCGGTCTGCCGCGCAGTCGTGCAAGCCCCACGCCGCACGAGACGCCAGAGCGACGTCCGGCGCGCTGCACGGCCAGGGGTCGGGCGGTACGGCGGTTGCACCCGAGGGGGCATGACCGAAAAGCACACGGGCATCAGCAACCGCGAGACGGCCGAAGTCGAGCAGCAGGAGCGCGAGCGGCTGCGCCGCCCGGACGACACCGCACGGGACCTGGCCGGGCACGTCGTCTCGGAGAGTCCCGCGGAGGCCAGTGAGGCCGCCGAAGACTCCGCCCGGCCCAACCCGGATGGACGTGAAGGCGACCCGCGACGAGGCATCCGGCAGAGCCGTAGCGGCGGCTGACTCAGCCCGCAATGAGGCGTTCTCGCAGTCGTACGGCATCCTCGGGCGCCTGCGCATCGATGTCGTTGTTGAAGTACGCAAACACGCGGCGACCTGCGTCGAGGTGGGGGCGGAGGAAGTCCGCCCACCCGTCGAGCACCGCATCGCCGTAGCGTCCGGCGTACTTCTGCGTGGCCCCGTGGAACCTCAGGTAGAGGGTGTCGCTGGTGACGGCGCGGGCCGCGGCGCCGGTGGGTCCGCCGGGCATGTCGTGCAGGCACACGCCTACACGGTGGGCGCGCAGCAGCTCCAGCACCTCGTCGGTCACCCCGTGTTCGTGCCTGAACTCGATGACGTGCACCAAAGGGCCGACCCGCGGCACGTCGAGTCCGGGCGACCAGGTCGGCAACGCCGCCACGAAGCGCTCCAGGCGATGGAGGTCGGGCATCCATCGCGGTGGCAACTGATACAGCAGCGGCCCCAGTGCCGGCCCGAGGTGTTCGGCGTGCGCCAGGAGCCGATGGATGGGCTCGTCGGGGTCGCGGAGTCGCTTGATGTGCGTCAGGTACCGGCTTGCCTTGACGGCGAAGACGAAGCCCGGCGGCACCCGGGCGGCCCAGTTGGCGAACGTCTCCGGAGCAGGCAGGCGGTAGAACGAGTTGTTGAGCTCGACGGTGTCGAACCGCGTGGCGTACCCCTCGAGCCAGCGGGTCCGCGGCACGCCCGCGGCGTGGAACCGCGCCCGCCAATGGGCGTAGTCCCATCCGGAGCACCCGACGCGCAGCAGGCCGGCCACGGCAACGTGCGTCGCGAACGGCGTGCCACCTCCAGCACCTGAGCTGTAAGTGATCACCGACAGAACTTGCTGTGCGCCGCCGGCGGATGTCGGTACACTGCCCGTAGCAAGGTTCGCCCACGCATACGGGCCCGCCGATGCCGGACCTCCCGCTCAGCGCCCATCGTGTCTCTCCGGATGCGCTCCGGGCCATCGCCGACGGCGAGTTCGGCGCGTGGCACTGGGACGCCGACGCCGACCTGCTGCAGCTCGAGCCGCGGTGGGCGCACGCCTTCGGCCTCGGCGCCGGCCGCCTGCAGCGCAGGACGTGGTTCGCGGCGGTCACTCCCGCGGAATGCGAGGAGATGCGGCGCGCCTGGCAGCGGGCGCTGCGAGGCGATCGCCCCGTCGAGTGGCGCGTGACCCTCGCCGGCCACGGCCCGCCGAGGCACGTCCTGGTCCGCGCGCGCCGAACAGGCGGGCCCGCGCGGGGCCTTGAAGGCGTCCTGCTCGTCGTCACCGCAGGCGCCGCGGCCACAGACGACACGCCACGCCCTGACGCGTCCCACCCGGTCGACGCCGCGTTCCGGGCAGTCGTCGATGCGGTGCCGGCCCTCGTGTGGGCGGCGCACCCGGACGGGCGAGTGGCCTACTTCAACGCTGCCCTGCAGCAGGTCGTCGGCACGCTCGGCCCCGAGGAGTGGGAGCGCGCGCTGCATCCGCAGGATCTGCAGCGGATCCGGGTGCGGTGGCTCGGCGCGGTCCGGCGGGAGGCGCCGTACGAGGCACGTTGCCGCGTGCACCGCGCCGCCGACGACACGTGGCGCTGGCACGCGTTGCGGGCCGTGCCCGTGCGCGACCCCGAGGGCCACGTGGAGCGCTGGGTAGGCATCCTGGTGGACGACCACGACCAGCGTCGGCTGATGGAAGCCAACCAGCACCTGCTGGCGTCCGAGCAACGAGCGCGTCAGGCCGCCGAGGACGCTGCTCGCATGAAGGACGAGTTCCTGGCGACGCTGGCTCACGAGCTTCGCACGCCGCTCAATGCCATCACCGGCTGGACGGGACTCCTCAAGCGAGGCGGCTTGTCGGAGGCAGACCAGGCGCGGGCCCTCGACGTGATCGAGCGCAACGCCCAGGCGCAGCGACAGCTCATCGACCAGTTGCTCGACGTGAGCCGGGTGATCGCCGGCCACGTCCGGCTCGATCAGGAGTCGGTGGCGCTCGACGACGTGCTGCTGCAGGCGCTGCAAGCCGTCCGACCGCTGGCCGATGCGCGGGGGCTTCGCCTCGACGTGCAGATCGCCGACCGCGCCCCGCTGGTCTGGGGCGATTCCACGCGCCTGCGCCAGGCCTGTGACCAGCTGTTGGCCAATGCGGTGAAGTTCACGCCGGCGGGCGGCGCGATAACTGCGCGCCTGCACCACGACGCCCACCGCGTGACCATCGAGGTCACCGACACCGGCATCGGCATCCCCGCCGACTTCCTGCCCTTCGTGTTCGACCGCTTCAGGCAGTCGGAATCGCCCGCCGCTCGTCGTTACGGGGGACTCGGACTCGGCCTCGCGATCGCGCGGCAGGTGGTGGAGATGCATGGCGGCGAGATCGCCGTGACCAGTCCCGGCGAAGGCCTGGGCGCGACCTTCACCGTGTCGCTCCCTGCGACCGGGGTCGCGGCCGCCGAAGGCGCAACGCCCGCAGAGAGTCCGGCGCCGCAAGACGGCGCTCCCAGCCCGCTGCGGGGCCAGTCCATCCTCGTGATCGAGGACGACGCCGACTCGCGCGAGATGCTCAGCGTGGTGCTGGAGAACGCCGGCGGCGTCCCCGTCGGCGCTGCCACCGTCGCCGACGGCCTCCGCCTGCTCGGCGACCTGCAGATCGACATCGTCCTGAGCGACATCGGCCTGCCCGGACGCGACGGCTTCGACCTGATCCGGGCGCTGCGATCGTTTCCGCACCCGCGCGTCCGGCGCGCCCCCGCCATCGCCGTCACCGCCTTCACGCGCGCCGAGGACCGGGCCCGCGTCCTGGATGCCGGCTTCGACGCGCATGTCGGCAAGCCCGTCGAGCCCGCGCGCCTGCTCGCGGCCATCGCCGAAGTCACCCGGCGCCGCGAGGACGCCGCCGGTGCGGCGCCCCCTGCCTGACGCAACGCATCGCCGCGGGACGCGCTACCATGCCCCGCCATGCGCGCTTCCCTGCCCTGCCTGATCGGACTTGCGGCGATGCTGGCCCTGCCTGCGCGGCCGACGCTCGCCGAGGTCCACAAGTTCACGCCGACGACCGGCGTGCCCACGTTCGCCGTTCGCGAGCCGGTGCTCCGCCTGAAGCCCGGCGACGTCGTGGAGTCGCAGACGTTCTCGAAGCCCGGCGACTACTACGACCGGGCCGGCGGGCCGTGGCCGGGCGAGGTCGGGCCCTTCGTCATCGAGGGCCTCACGCCCGACGACACGCTCGTCGTGAAGATCCTGAAGGTGCGCCCGAACCGCGACACCGCGGTGTCGGCCGTGGTGCCCAATGGCATCAGCGCCGTCGCCGGCGACAACCGGACGCGCATCCTCAACGATCCGCTGCCGGCCCGCCGTTACGTCTGGCAGCTCGATCGTGCGCGCAACGTCGGCATCCTCGACATCCCCAACTCGGCGAGCAAGCGCATCGAGCTCCCCTTGCGGCCGATGCTGGGCCGGGTTGCCGTGGCCCCGGCCGGGCAGGAAGCGTGGGGCGGCCTGTGGCCCGGCAACTTCGGCGGCAACATGGACGCCTCCGACGTGCGGGAGGGCGCCACCGTCTACCTGCCCGTCTTCCACGAGGGCGGCTTTTTCTACTTCGGCGACGGGCACGCGCTGCAGGGCGACGGCGAGATCGTCGGCTCGGGGCTCGAGACGACGATGGACGTGACGCTGCAGTTCGACGTGATCAAGGGCCGCAAGATCGCGTGGCCACGCATCGAGGACGAGACGCACATCATGGTCGCCGGCAGCATCCGGCCGCTCGTCGATGCCTTCCGCATCGCGCAGGTCGAGCTGATCCAGTGGCTCGTGGACGACTACGGCTTCGACCGGATGGACGCCTACCAGGTGGTCTCGCAGGCCGGCAGCACGCGCGTGGCCAACGTCGTCGATCCGAATTACACCGTGGTGGCGAAGTTTCCCAAGTCGGCGCTGCCACCGCGACTGCCGAAGGCGCCGTGAAGCCCCTCGTGCCTGGCACCGGTGGGCCGACCCCGGGCACCGGCTGGAGGCGCCGCGCTGGGCGCTACCGCGCGGCTGCCCACTCGGGCTCGAGGCGTGCCACCAGCACGGCGTAGGTCTCGATCGCGTCCCAGAGGTTCTGGATGCGGAGGTTCTCGTTGGCGGCGTGCTGGTTGTTGTCGTGGTTGACGACCGGCACGCTCACCAGCGGCGCCTGCAGGATGTCGGCAAACAGGTACAGCGGCAGGCTCCCACCCATGTTCGGCATCACCACCGGTGCCACGCCGCGCGCCTGCGCGACGATCGACACGATCGCCCTGGACACCGGCATGTCCATCGACGCCCGGTAGCCCGGGTAGCCGGGTCCCCAGTCGAGGCGCGCGACGCGCGGGTGCGCGCGGCGCGTCTCCTCGTCGGGTTCGCTGCCGGTCACGATGTGGTACCCCTGGGCGCGCACGTGCGCCTCGACGAGCGGCGTGAGCACCTCCGGCGTGAGGTCGGGCACCAGCCGGAAGTCGATGGAGACCTGGGCCCTCGTCGGCACCGCGTTGGCGGCACGCTCCCCCACCTCGCCGGCACGGAAGCCACGCACGTTCAAGGCGGGAATCGTGATGGCGTCCACCAGCCGACTCCTCACCTGCTCGCGGCGTCCCAGCGCGAGTGCGCGAGCGATCGCGTCGTCCTCGGCCGGCGCGGCGTCGAGCGCCGCCCGCTCGGCCGCCGAGAGGGGACGGACGGCCTCGGCGATGCCCTTGATGAGGATCCGGCCATCGGCATCCCGCATGCTGGTGATCAGGTGCGCGAGATCGACGGCGGGGTTGGGCGCCCAGTTGCCGTAATGGCCGCTGTGCACGGCGCGGGCGGGACCGTAGGTCGAGATCTCGAGCTGGATGGACCCGCGCACGCCGAACGACACGAGCGGCGCGCGCGACTGGTGCACGGGGCCGTCGCCGAAGATCCAGGCGTCGGCGCGCAGGGTGTCGCGATGCGCTCGCAGCAGGCGCTCGAGGTTCGGTGACCCGTCCTCCTCCTCGCCCTCCAGGAACACCTTCAGGTTCACCGTCGGCGCCACGCCGGCGGCCTTCAATGCGTCGAGGCCGGCCAGCAACGCGACGATCGGGCCCTTGTCGTCCGAGGCGGCGCGTCCGTAGAGGCGATGCTCGCCGGGAATCGTCGCCGGCAGCGCGTCCCAGGCGATGACGGGCGCGCCGGCTTCGAGGGTGCCGGCACGCAGCACCGGGGTCCAGGGCGGCGTCGCCCAGTCCGAAGGCGTGACCGGCTGGCCGTCGTAGTGCGCATAGAACACGACGGTGCGCGTGGCACCGGGCACCTCCAGGCTGCCGTACACGGCAGGCGGCGCGTCGGGCACCGTCAGCAGGCGCGTCGCGAACCCACGCCGCTGCAGCAGGCCCTGCAGGTGTGCGGCGTTGCGGGCGATGCCCTCGGCGTCGCTGGCGAGGTTGGGCAGCGCGACGAGATCCCGCAGCTCGGTCAGGACCTCGCGCTCGTGGGCCTGCCGCCAGGCGCGGACGCGTGCCGCGAGCGCGCTGCCGGGGCCGGTCGACGAAGGCTGCGCGCCGACGGTGGGCGCGGCGCACGCGAGGAGGCCGGACAGGACGACGAGAACCGTGCGGATGCGCATGGCCCTCAGGGTATCCCAGCAGTTAGGGCGGGCCGGCCGCACGCCTCAGCGGGTGAACGTGCCAGTGCAAAAGGAAAAGGCCGGATCCGCGTGCAGCGAATCCGGCCTTTTCGATTTCGTGGTCGGGGCGAGAGGATTCGAACCTCCGACCTCTCGGTCCCGAACCGAGCGCTCTACCAGGCTGAGCCACGCCCCGACAACCCGAGGAGGATACCACACGCCTCGCGCTCGTCAAACGCGACACCGCAACGGCCGAGATCGCGAGGCCTCTCAAGTTCCACCGGGAGCCGCCGATTGCCTTCGTATGACCGGGATTCCTCCTCTCATCAGCACGGGCAGCGACAGCACCGTCGCGGCTCGCACGGACCGCACGACCGTGGCCATCAGCAAGGCGCTCCAGGAAAAGAAGAAGGAGGCCGAGGCGATGGTCCGGCTCATCGAGGGGACCGCCGCCTCGGGCAAGGGCCAGATCGTCAACTATCAGGCGTGAGCCCGGCGGCGCGTGCCACCAGCGCCGTCGTCATCCCCACCGCCCCGTGCGCCGTGAGGTCGGCGTGCAGCGGCGTGACCGAGATGCGCCCTGCCGTCACGGCCTTGAAGTCGGTGCCTTCCCCGGGCGCCCACTCAACCCGACCCTCGTCCAGCCAGTAGTACGGACGTCCCCAGGGATCGTCCCGCCGGAGCACGCTCGTGGTGTGCGTCCGCGCGGCCTGCGTGGTCGCCTGCCATCCCGTCGGCACGCCCTGCGGCACGTTGACGTTGAGCAGCACGCGCGGCGGCAGTCCGTGCGCGAGGACCTCGCGGGCCACCCGGCCGGCCGCCGCAGCGGCGTGCGAGAAGTCGTAGGTCGGGCCGCGCTGCATCGAGACCGCGATGGCCGGCACACCCATCAACAGGCCCTCGAGCGCCCCGCCAATCGTTCCCGAGTAGGTCACGTCGTCGCCGACGTTCCAGCCCTTGTTGATGCCCGAGATCACCAGGTCGGGCAGCACGCCATGCAGCACGTGCGCGACGGCGACGTTGACGCAGTCGGCCGGCGTGCCATCGACAGCGAATCGGGCCTCGCCGCGCTGGACGAGCCTGAGCGGCCGCGCGAGCGTGAGCGCATGGCCGATGGCGCTCGCCTCGCCGAGGGGCGCGCACACGATCACGTGACCGAGCGGGCGCACCGCGTCGGCGAGGGCCTGCAGGCCCTCGGAATCGATGCCGTCGTCGTTGGTGACCAGGATGGTGGGCATGGAGATTTCGGGAGTCGGGAGTCGGGAGTCGGGAGTCGGGAGTCGGGAGTCGGGGGTCGGGAGTCGGGAGTCGGGAGTCGGGAATCGGAGTCGGGGCCAGGGCCTCCAGGCTACAGGCAGCCTGAGGCCTGTGGACTGCGGCCCTCTGGCGGCCCGTGCACCGCCCGGGCCGAGGCCGGAGTCTATGATCGCAGCATGTCCGCCCCGTTCGATGCCGTCCTGCTCGTTTCGTTCGGAGGCCCGCAGGGCCTCGACGACATCCGCCCCTTCCTGGCCAACGTGTTGCGAGGCCGCCGCATCCCGCCGCAGCGCATCGAGGAGGTGGCCCATCACTACGAACTGTTCGGCGGCGTCTCGCCGCTGACGGCGTACACGATGGCGCAGGCCGAGGGCCTGCGCACGCAGTTGCGGGGGCGCGGCCTCGACCTTCCGGTGTACGTCGGGATGCGCAACTGGACACCCCTGCTCCCGGACGTGATCGCCCGGATGGCGGGCGACGGCATCCGGCGGGCGATCGGCGTCACCTCGGCGGCCCATCGGTCCTATTCGAGCTGCACGCAGTACAAGCAGAACGTGCTGCAGGCGCGCGAGTCGGTGCATGCGGCGGGCCTGCCCCCCGTCGACGTGACGTACGTCGGCGACTGGCACCTCCACGACGGCTTCCTGACGGCCGTGGCCGACCACGTGGTGGTGGCCCGCGACACGCTCCCGGCCCACCTGCAGGCGGGGGCCCGCCTGGTCTTCACGGCGCACAGCGTCCCAGCCACGATGACGGGCGCGACGACGTACCGCAAGCAGCTGGAGGTGTCGGCGGCGGAAGTGGCGCGCCGGCTCGGGATGGACGACTGGGCGCTCGTGTTCCAGAGCCGTAGCGGGCGTCCCGAAGACCCGTGGCTGGAGCCCGACGTCAACGACTACCTGCGCGCCGAGCACGCGCGCGGCGGACTGGATGCGGTGATCCTCAGCCCGATCGGCTTCGTGTGCGACCACATCGAGGTGCTCTACGACCTCGACCACGAAGCGCGGGCGACGTGCGAGGAGTTGGGCCTGCCGATGGCCCGCGCATCGGCCGTCAACGCCCACCCGGCGTTCATCGGCACCCTGGCGGAGATGGTGATCCGGACGTGGGAGACCTACAAGGGCGGCCGGCCGCTGATGCTGGTCAATCCCGACAAGCCCAACGCGACGGAGCTGCCGCCCCCCGCCGTCTCGCCAGTGAGGTAGGGCGGGGCGTCCCACCCCGCCGTTGGCTGGCTGACGGCGCGGTCGGAGACCGCACCCTACCTGTATTTGCCGCAGCATCGCGGCATTCCACGCAGGCGCGGGACGAGTGGGCACGCGAAGGCGTGCCCATGACGGTCACGCGTTCTGGGTGGCGCAGTACTTGTCGAAGGCGGCGGTGAGGGCGGCGGCGATGCCGTCGGCGGTGTTCCCCTCGATCTGGTGCCGCTCCATCATGTAGACCAGCTTCCCGTCGCGCAGCAGCCCGACCGACGGCGACGAGGGCGGATAGCCCGTGAAGTACGAGCGGGCGCGGTCGGTGGCCTCGATGTCGGCGCCTGCGAACACGGTGACGGCGTGATCGGGCTTGGTGCCGTGCTGCATGGCACGGGCGATGCCCGGACGGGCCTTCCCCGCCGCGCACCCGCACACCGAGTTGACCACCACCAGCGTGGTGCCCTTCTCGTTCACCGCACGGTCCACCTCGGCTGCCGTGCGCAATTCGGTGAATCCGACCTCGGTGAGC from Luteitalea sp. TBR-22 includes:
- a CDS encoding DUF72 domain-containing protein, yielding MITYSSGAGGGTPFATHVAVAGLLRVGCSGWDYAHWRARFHAAGVPRTRWLEGYATRFDTVELNNSFYRLPAPETFANWAARVPPGFVFAVKASRYLTHIKRLRDPDEPIHRLLAHAEHLGPALGPLLYQLPPRWMPDLHRLERFVAALPTWSPGLDVPRVGPLVHVIEFRHEHGVTDEVLELLRAHRVGVCLHDMPGGPTGAAARAVTSDTLYLRFHGATQKYAGRYGDAVLDGWADFLRPHLDAGRRVFAYFNNDIDAQAPEDAVRLRERLIAG
- a CDS encoding ATP-binding protein, producing MPDLPLSAHRVSPDALRAIADGEFGAWHWDADADLLQLEPRWAHAFGLGAGRLQRRTWFAAVTPAECEEMRRAWQRALRGDRPVEWRVTLAGHGPPRHVLVRARRTGGPARGLEGVLLVVTAGAAATDDTPRPDASHPVDAAFRAVVDAVPALVWAAHPDGRVAYFNAALQQVVGTLGPEEWERALHPQDLQRIRVRWLGAVRREAPYEARCRVHRAADDTWRWHALRAVPVRDPEGHVERWVGILVDDHDQRRLMEANQHLLASEQRARQAAEDAARMKDEFLATLAHELRTPLNAITGWTGLLKRGGLSEADQARALDVIERNAQAQRQLIDQLLDVSRVIAGHVRLDQESVALDDVLLQALQAVRPLADARGLRLDVQIADRAPLVWGDSTRLRQACDQLLANAVKFTPAGGAITARLHHDAHRVTIEVTDTGIGIPADFLPFVFDRFRQSESPAARRYGGLGLGLAIARQVVEMHGGEIAVTSPGEGLGATFTVSLPATGVAAAEGATPAESPAPQDGAPSPLRGQSILVIEDDADSREMLSVVLENAGGVPVGAATVADGLRLLGDLQIDIVLSDIGLPGRDGFDLIRALRSFPHPRVRRAPAIAVTAFTRAEDRARVLDAGFDAHVGKPVEPARLLAAIAEVTRRREDAAGAAPPA
- a CDS encoding acetamidase/formamidase family protein, which produces MRASLPCLIGLAAMLALPARPTLAEVHKFTPTTGVPTFAVREPVLRLKPGDVVESQTFSKPGDYYDRAGGPWPGEVGPFVIEGLTPDDTLVVKILKVRPNRDTAVSAVVPNGISAVAGDNRTRILNDPLPARRYVWQLDRARNVGILDIPNSASKRIELPLRPMLGRVAVAPAGQEAWGGLWPGNFGGNMDASDVREGATVYLPVFHEGGFFYFGDGHALQGDGEIVGSGLETTMDVTLQFDVIKGRKIAWPRIEDETHIMVAGSIRPLVDAFRIAQVELIQWLVDDYGFDRMDAYQVVSQAGSTRVANVVDPNYTVVAKFPKSALPPRLPKAP
- a CDS encoding M20/M25/M40 family metallo-hydrolase → MRIRTVLVVLSGLLACAAPTVGAQPSSTGPGSALAARVRAWRQAHEREVLTELRDLVALPNLASDAEGIARNAAHLQGLLQRRGFATRLLTVPDAPPAVYGSLEVPGATRTVVFYAHYDGQPVTPSDWATPPWTPVLRAGTLEAGAPVIAWDALPATIPGEHRLYGRAASDDKGPIVALLAGLDALKAAGVAPTVNLKVFLEGEEEDGSPNLERLLRAHRDTLRADAWIFGDGPVHQSRAPLVSFGVRGSIQLEISTYGPARAVHSGHYGNWAPNPAVDLAHLITSMRDADGRILIKGIAEAVRPLSAAERAALDAAPAEDDAIARALALGRREQVRSRLVDAITIPALNVRGFRAGEVGERAANAVPTRAQVSIDFRLVPDLTPEVLTPLVEAHVRAQGYHIVTGSEPDEETRRAHPRVARLDWGPGYPGYRASMDMPVSRAIVSIVAQARGVAPVVMPNMGGSLPLYLFADILQAPLVSVPVVNHDNNQHAANENLRIQNLWDAIETYAVLVARLEPEWAAAR
- the surE gene encoding 5'/3'-nucleotidase SurE; protein product: MPTILVTNDDGIDSEGLQALADAVRPLGHVIVCAPLGEASAIGHALTLARPLRLVQRGEARFAVDGTPADCVNVAVAHVLHGVLPDLVISGINKGWNVGDDVTYSGTIGGALEGLLMGVPAIAVSMQRGPTYDFSHAAAAAGRVAREVLAHGLPPRVLLNVNVPQGVPTGWQATTQAARTHTTSVLRRDDPWGRPYYWLDEGRVEWAPGEGTDFKAVTAGRISVTPLHADLTAHGAVGMTTALVARAAGLTPDS
- the hemH gene encoding ferrochelatase — translated: MSAPFDAVLLVSFGGPQGLDDIRPFLANVLRGRRIPPQRIEEVAHHYELFGGVSPLTAYTMAQAEGLRTQLRGRGLDLPVYVGMRNWTPLLPDVIARMAGDGIRRAIGVTSAAHRSYSSCTQYKQNVLQARESVHAAGLPPVDVTYVGDWHLHDGFLTAVADHVVVARDTLPAHLQAGARLVFTAHSVPATMTGATTYRKQLEVSAAEVARRLGMDDWALVFQSRSGRPEDPWLEPDVNDYLRAEHARGGLDAVILSPIGFVCDHIEVLYDLDHEARATCEELGLPMARASAVNAHPAFIGTLAEMVIRTWETYKGGRPLMLVNPDKPNATELPPPAVSPVR
- a CDS encoding BrxA/BrxB family bacilliredoxin codes for the protein MPYPEFLIAPMREELTEVGFTELRTAAEVDRAVNEKGTTLVVVNSVCGCAAGKARPGIARAMQHGTKPDHAVTVFAGADIEATDRARSYFTGYPPSSPSVGLLRDGKLVYMMERHQIEGNTADGIAAALTAAFDKYCATQNA